A stretch of Vigna angularis cultivar LongXiaoDou No.4 chromosome 4, ASM1680809v1, whole genome shotgun sequence DNA encodes these proteins:
- the LOC108322227 gene encoding uncharacterized protein LOC108322227 — protein MAKGGEKCSEELYEVLGIEKECSPSELKKAYKKLALRWHPDRCSGSREEEGKKKFQAIQHAYSVLSDANTRLLYDVGVYDSDDDQTGMGDFLNEMATMMTQSKPSENGEESFEEFQQLLEEMFQATAPVSPTYSMTNGEGSRSNKRNSTEINFGKTDNTSELNSSYQNFCLGGGGSAPRYGEGNSMKRR, from the exons ATGGCGAAGGGAGGAGAGAAATGCAGTGAGGAGTTGTATGAGGTTCTGGGCATAGAGAAGGAGTGTAGCCCATCTGAGCTCAAGAAAGCCTATAAGAAACTTGCACTG AGATGGCACCCAGATCGTTGTTCAGGGAGCCGCGAGGAAGAAGGGAAGAAGAAGTTCCAGGCAATCCAGCACGCCTATTCTG TCTTATCTGACGCCAACACAAGGTTACTGTACGACGTAGGTGTCTATGACAGCGATGACGACCAAACC GGCATGGGTGATTTCTTGAATGAAATGGCCACAATGATGACTCAATCAAAACCCAGT GAGAATGGGGAGGAGAGTTTTGAGGAGTTCCAACAGCTCTTGGAAGAAATGTTTCAAGCCACTGCACCTGTTTCACCTACGTACAGCATGACTAATGGTGAAGGTTCTAGATCAAATAAACGTAATTCCACTGAAATTAATTTTGGAAAGACAGACAATACATCTGAACTCAATTCCAGCTACCAGAACTTCTGTTTAGGG GGAGGTGGATCAGCTCCAAGATATGGAGAAGGGAATTCCATGAAGAGGAGGTAG